TGCCGGCCGATTGGACCTCGCTCGCGAGTCCTAACCGCGCGAGGCCGCAAATGAGCCAGTAGCCGACGTCCGGCTGCCACCATCGCAGACCCATCCGCGCCGAGCGCGGAAACAGATGATGGTTGCGATGCCAGTTCTCGCCGAGAAAAAAAATCGTCACTCCGACCCACCATAGATTGCGTGAGGAATCCTCTCCCAGCTCGATCCCGGGTTCGGTATGGCAGGCGCTGTTGATCAGGCTGGTCGCGTGAAACGCAAAGGTCATGCGGATCGCGCCGAGCCAAAAAAAAGCCGTGAGGCTCCAGAGCGCACCGCCGAAGTAGGCAATCGCGAACATCGGAATCAACAGCCGGTTCCATGTCCCGAGCGAGAAGCGCGCGAGGTCCCGAGCGTAGGGCTCGCGCAAACCGTTATCCGCCTGCCAGTGCCAGGCGACGTGCGCGAACCACATCCCGCGCCACACCGGACTCGACGGGTCATCGGGCGTGTCGGTCTCCGCGTGATGCAGCCGATGCGTCGGGACCCAGCTCCCCGGTGGCGCCGCCCCGTTGAGCATCGCGAGGAAGATCATGACCGCGCGCACCACCGGATGCAGCGTCAGCGAGCGATGCGCGAGTTCGCGATGATAACAAATCACCGTGCTCGTCCCCCCGAGAAACGACAGCAGGACGAAAACCCCGAAGACGTTCCATCCGGGCAGCGGGCGCAGAATCAGGCCGACGAGCGCTGTGAGGTGAATCAGCAGCAGCCAGCCCAAAGTCAAAAAGCCCCAGACGTCCGTCGGCCACATCGAGGTTGGACGCGCCGGCAGCTCGAGCTGCGGCTTTACGTTCAGTGCGGTTTTCAAGATAAGTTAGTTCCTGTCGGCGACGGCCTGGTTCTGGGTAGGAGTTGCGGGAGTACTAGGAGCGGAAGCGATCAGGCTGCAGGCGGGTTGGTATCCTTCACTTTTCAGACTTACCGTAATTGACGGTTTCAGTCGTTGATTTTTTTCGCTTCACTTTAATTTTCTTGCGACTGCGATCGTTCCGCTGCTAAAAATCTCAAGGTCTTGAGACCCGGCATGAAAAAATAGCCGCCGCCCTTGACGGTCACGAAGCGCGGCATCCCGGCTAGCCGCCGCGCGGCCGGCTGCGCCTGGATCGTGAACCCAGCCCCTTCGCCGTTAGCTTCATCGTGATCTCCGACGATGGGATCGCGGTCCGCGTTGAGGTCCATGAAGGTCGGATCGTTGAGCCAGTTCTGCTGGACAAACTCGAACTGGCGCAGCAGGTCGCCATTGAGCGCGATGAAACAAATGCCCTGGTCGGCCGGCGCACCCGCGCTGTACTCGGAATACTTGCGGCCACGACGGATCAGCCGATGCCGCCTCACGAGCTCGCGCGATTTCGCCGCCGTGAACGGCAGCGAATCGCGCGGATTGGCGCGCCGGATATGTGCGCCGATCGGACAGACGAGCCCCTCCGCATCGGTCGCGGCATAGCCGAAATCGTTGTTCAGATGATTGTCACGTCCCAGCGCGGGAACGTCGTGGGCCGGCGCCAACGCCAGCGGAGCGCCACTGCGCCAGCGCCCGATGAGCTTGGCCGCCGTCAATTCCATCCGCTCGGAGTCCCCTTCCCCGCCCGCGCTCGCCGAGTTGGCCGCGACGAAAGCCCAAAAGCCGTCAACGTCCTGCGAAAGTTTTCGGAAAACTAAATACGTGCCGTTCATGCCGAAGGCACGCAGATCTTTTCGCGCTCCAGGATGTTCCCACAGAATTCTCCGCGGGTCGTCCTGCTCCCCCACGCTCGGCAAACGAGTTGTGTAACCATACTCATTCTGATGACCGAGCACAAACTCACCGGTCGCCACCGGAATATTGCCGGCGTCCGCCAGCTTATGCGTCAGGCCGCGTACCGCCGGCTGCGCGATCCCGTCGCGAAAGCCGAACGGCTCCGTGCGATCGCCTGCTTCGCGATGGCAATCCTGCCGCTTTACCAGGCTCAGTCCGGCGCGTTCGAGTTCTTCGCTCCCGCAGATTTCACTGAAAAGCCGCCCGAGCCCCGCCTCATCCATAGCGTAGAGCAGAACGAGCAGATGCGGCGCTTGATCAGGCGTCGCCGCTCCTCCGAACTCCCAGCGCGCGGACGCGCTCGCGCCGTGATCCCCCAGTATGGCCGCGGCCTCAGGTCGATCGATCCCGCCGACGAATTCGCGCGGAAAGCCGTCGGGTAAGTTGCCTTCCGAAGCTTCGATCAAACTCGCCGGCAGGCCCATCGCCTTCAGCCCCGCCCACGTGAACGCGACATTCACGCAAGTCTGATGCTTGCCCTGAGGAGGCCGGATAGCTGTGGTCACCCGCTCATTGACGCTGCGCAGCCAGGCTCGCGCCGCTTCTATCGCGCGGCCGGCTTGCGGCTCCGCCAGCCGGAGAAAAACATAGCTCGCGTGATCCAGATGATCATAGCCGCTGACCAGCAGCCCCTGCAGATCGCCGCGCTCGATCCCCTCCTGCGCCTCCGTCTCGCGCCATTCGCGCGCTTCTGCAATCGCGATCGCGCGCGCCAGCCGATCGCGGAAATCAATATAGCGCTGCAGGTTGCGCACCGAATGGGCGCCGTAAGCGCGATAGATTAGCTGCACCGGCTGAAAATGCTCGCGCACCTGCTGCTCGTAAGGCTCGATATTGTAGGCGCCGCGCCAGAACAGAAATCGCGTCGGCGTGAAGGCCTTGACGTTGGCCCAGACCGCGTTGATGCCATAGGCGATAAGGTCGGAGAAGTCGCCGAGATAACCCGCCCAGCTACCGTCGAAATTGCTCAGAAAGAGCACTCGCCTGCCGCCCGCGTCGTCGAAAACAATCCAGCGCGCAAAGTGAATCGACGCCATCGCGCCGAGCTTGCCAAAGATGAACAGCCGCTTGGCGAGAATCCCGCCCACGGTCAGCACTGCCCCGATGAGAAACCGTCGAAAGCGGGACGTTCGCACGGTCGCGAAGGTGCACAGATGGTTTTGCATGCCGGTGTTGTAGCCGGCGTAGTCGGCGGCGGTAACATCGTGCGCGGTCGGATCGCGCGGCCCGGCGGGCTCCTGCGCCTCGCGAATTTCGTAGAGGCGGATGACCGGCAACAACAGAATCAGGGGCAAGGCGATTAGCGCGGCCAGAATCACCCATGGCAAATTGATCACGAGGCGCCACCAGAGCCGGCCGCGTGTCATGCCGAAGAGCCGCGGCCGAAGCTCGTCAGGCCCAGCGCGAAAATGATCCGCCAATTTGACCATGAGGTCGCGCTCGCGCAGATTCTCGAAACCGGTATCACGCGAATGTTGCGTCCCCCGCCAGTCGCGATAACTGAATCGCTCCGGCCGTACGTGCGCAAGGTAACGCTCAGCTTCCGCATAAACCTTGATCGCGTTTTGGAGGTCGTCGAGCGAGCGGCCGGGCAACGCAACAAAGAATGCCGCCGAGGGCTTGTTCCTTGAGGGAACCTGCAGAAATTCTTTAACCGCTTTGGGGTCTGCGGTCCCTGCATCCGGGTAGCCTTGGCATGACCGATAGATAGAGTCGA
The Candidatus Binataceae bacterium genome window above contains:
- a CDS encoding fatty acid desaturase gives rise to the protein MKTALNVKPQLELPARPTSMWPTDVWGFLTLGWLLLIHLTALVGLILRPLPGWNVFGVFVLLSFLGGTSTVICYHRELAHRSLTLHPVVRAVMIFLAMLNGAAPPGSWVPTHRLHHAETDTPDDPSSPVWRGMWFAHVAWHWQADNGLREPYARDLARFSLGTWNRLLIPMFAIAYFGGALWSLTAFFWLGAIRMTFAFHATSLINSACHTEPGIELGEDSSRNLWWVGVTIFFLGENWHRNHHLFPRSARMGLRWWQPDVGYWLICGLARLGLASEVQSAGKA